A stretch of the Roseofilum casamattae BLCC-M143 genome encodes the following:
- a CDS encoding tetratricopeptide repeat protein: MNALQKILAVCAAIAIVGGGGTLLTLEHLKSRQFSQGVAQAEEGNYTEAIEQYTEVLAKDSQQAEVYNNRATANFEAGNYTEAIADFDRALELDSNLTAAYYNRGYARYRTLDVEGAIADYTEAIKLAPDSIEAYGNRGVAYLELEDYQAAIADFSAVLERQPELAQMHYNRAIAYTQMGQISPAIENMETAAQLFQNQDKPALSQQILAIVSELKTQL, from the coding sequence GTGAACGCTTTACAAAAAATTCTCGCTGTTTGTGCTGCTATTGCTATTGTTGGCGGTGGCGGAACGTTGTTGACTTTAGAACACTTAAAGTCTCGCCAGTTTTCCCAAGGCGTTGCGCAAGCAGAAGAGGGGAACTATACGGAGGCAATCGAACAGTACACGGAGGTTTTAGCCAAGGATTCCCAGCAAGCCGAGGTGTATAATAATCGGGCAACGGCTAATTTTGAAGCTGGAAATTATACGGAAGCGATCGCGGATTTCGATCGCGCTCTGGAGCTAGACTCCAATTTGACGGCAGCTTACTACAACCGGGGTTATGCTCGCTACCGTACTTTAGATGTGGAAGGGGCGATCGCAGATTACACTGAGGCTATTAAGCTGGCTCCCGATAGCATTGAAGCTTATGGCAACCGAGGAGTGGCTTATCTAGAATTAGAAGACTATCAAGCCGCGATCGCTGATTTTTCCGCCGTGTTAGAGCGCCAACCCGAGTTAGCACAAATGCATTATAATCGGGCGATTGCCTATACGCAAATGGGACAAATTTCTCCGGCGATCGAGAATATGGAAACCGCCGCTCAACTCTTCCAAAATCAAGACAAACCCGCCCTTTCGCAACAAATTTTAGCGATCGTTTCCGAGCTAAAAACCCAACTTTAA